Proteins from one Archocentrus centrarchus isolate MPI-CPG fArcCen1 chromosome 8, fArcCen1, whole genome shotgun sequence genomic window:
- the drc3 gene encoding LOW QUALITY PROTEIN: dynein regulatory complex subunit 3 (The sequence of the model RefSeq protein was modified relative to this genomic sequence to represent the inferred CDS: inserted 9 bases in 5 codons; deleted 1 base in 1 codon; substituted 3 bases at 3 genomic stop codons) yields the protein MDYDIDKTVICSESREQKKEASIKYLNVLEKMRHVELELHQAAEAQQRHKTDLKLHKVISFFFLWFDASVELXTYSVSLMYXIFFLQDAFVESLNDSXLFRSIFKDDPEAKTLHCVDSLIQTFEQQMGELCTQLFEIPEHKXREAKVNCFFSGRGCXQKASQMLTKFNEEHRERPGELKQLSDPDVHKVKINHCDEINQVCKSLMTLEFQLVRELEKMINTFDTSFSDVVGHFSQTAQGHFLNVENLEDNYYQEMQKAAAAIREKVANNTLTEDVPDDVIMLFETRDAVMDXGHDNHLLKINDXETQLITGLSAWKKNLINEIQDTELKQNCTNISDIHRXMDYLREQLKKLT from the exons atggactATGATATAGACAagactgtgatctgtagtgagagtagggagcag AAAAAGGAAGCATCTATCAAATATCTCAATGTCCTTGAGAAAATGAGACATGTAGAGCTTGAGTTACATCAAGCTGCTGAGGCTCAGCAAAGGCACAAAACTGATCTAAAATTACACAAagtaatatcttttttt tttttatggtttgatGCATCTGTTGAATTGTAGACATACAGTGTGTCActtatgta tatttttttcttgcaggaTGCCTTTGTGGAGTCACTTAATGACTC TCTGTTTAGGAGCATTTTTAAAGATGATCCAGAAGCTAAAACACTGCACTGTGTGGATTCTTTGATTCAAAC ATTTGAGCAGCAAATGGGGGAGCTGTGTACACAGTTATTTGAAATACCTGAGCACAAATGAAGGGAGGCCAAGGTGAACTGTTTCTTCAGTGGAAGAGGCT GGCAGAAGGCCTCACAAATGTTAACAAAGTTTAATGAGGAACACAGAGAG AGGCCAGGAGAACTGAAGCAATTATCAGACCCAGATGTACACAA GGTCAAAATCAACCACTGTGATGAAATTAACCAGGTCTGTAAAAGCCTCATGACACTGGAATTTCAGCTGGTCAGGGAGCTGGAG AAGATGATCAATACTTTTGACACCAGCTTCTCAGACGTGGTTGGACACTTCAGTCAAACTGCACAGGG acattttctcAATGTTGAAAATCTGGAGGATAATTATTATCAGGAGATgcaaaaagctgctgctgcaatCAGGGAGAAAGTGGCCAACAACACCCTGACAGAGGATGTGCCAGATGATGTTATAATG CTGTTTGAAACCAGAGATGCAGTAATGGA TGGCCATGATAACCACCTGCTGAAGATCAATGA AGAGACTCAGCTGATTACAGGCCTCAGTGCCTGGAAGAAGAATCTCATTAACGAG ATACAAGATACGGAACTTAAGCAAAACTGCACAAACATCTCAGACATCCACAGATAGATGGACTATTtgagggagcagctgaagaagCTGACATAG
- the gid4 gene encoding glucose-induced degradation protein 4 homolog produces the protein MTVADGGTLSVIMPVRAEYCGTTGSACPSSASLVPPAPINTHQPGVATSLLYSGAQFRGYQKSKGNSYDVEVVLQHVTVEDSYLCGYLKINGLTEEYPTLTTFFAGEIISQKRPFLTRKWDADEDVDKKHWSKFKAFYKYSKNFNSDDFDYNALENGDYIFMRWKEQFLVPDHTIKDISGASFAGFYYICFQKSTATIEGYYYHRSSEWYQSLSLNHIREHSMPIYEFR, from the exons ATGACGGTTGCTGACGGTGGCACCTTATCGGTCATCATGCCTGTCCGAGCAGAGTACTGCGGCACCACCGGATCGGCCTGTCCATCCTCGGCCTCTCTTGTTCCCCCTGCCCCGATCAACACCCACCAACCAGGGGTGGCCACCTCGCTTCTGTACAGCGGCGCGCAGTTTCGTGGATACCAGAAGAGTAAGGGCAACTCGTACGACGTCGAGGTGGTCTTGCAG catgtgacTGTAGAGGACTCCTATTTGTGTGGCTATCTGAAAATCAATGGCCTGACTGAG GAGTATCCAACTCTAACAACGTTCTTCGCTGGAGAAATTATCAGCCAAAAGAGGCCTTTTTTAACTAGGAAGTGGGACGCGGATGAGGATGTGGACAAAAAGCACTGG AGTAAGTTCAAGGCTTTTTACAAATATTCCAAGAACTTCAACTCAGATGACTTTGACTATAATGCGCTGGAAAACGGTGATTATATCTTCATGAGGTGGAAG GAACAGTTTCTAGTACCAGACCACACGATCAAAGACATCAGCGGTGCCTCCTTCGCAGGTTTCTACTATATCTGCTTTCAGAAGTCCACAGCCACAATTGAGGGCTACTATTATCATCGGAGCTCAGAGTG GTACCAGTCTCTAAGCCTGAACCATATTCGAGAGCACAGTATGCCTATTTATGAATTTCGGTGA